The stretch of DNA GATTTGTATTGCGGATCGAGCACCGGCCCATCCACATAATATCCGTTCGGATCCGGGCGATCGAGAACGACAAAAGTTTTTTTCTGTTCAGCACACGCTTCCATCACGTACGACATGGTGGTGATATAAGTATAAAAACGGCAACCCACATCCTGTATATCGTAAACCACAATGTCGATTCCTTTGAGATCGGTGGCAGTAGGTTTCAGGTGATCGCCATAGAGAGAGATTACGGGCAAACCGGTTTTTTTGTCTTTAAAATTTGTAACGTTCTCACCATTATCGGCATCGCCGCGCAAGCCGTGTTCAGGACAGAATATTTTTTTCACTTTTATTTTCAGCGCAAGGAGTGTGTCCACGAGATGCGTGGAATTGATCATCGAAGTCTGGTTGGCAACAATGGCAACATTTTTTCCTTTCAGCCACGGCAGGTAAACATCGGTCCGTTCGGCGCCGGTAGTAATGTCGGCATCCGTTTTTTCAATGTTCTGTTTCGAATGAATGACGATCTGCGCAGGAAGTACCAGGGAAAAAATAACAAGTAAAAAAATAAATGCAGTAGTTCTCATTGGTGTTTGCGGTGTGAAAGTAGGAAAAAGTTGGGAGTCCGGAGTCGGGGGTTCAGCGTTAAGATGCATGGGTAAGAATTGCAAATATCAGTCCAATCCCAGGAGCATTATTTCCCATTTGCTGATTCCATACTCCCAACTCTTATCTCCGAACTCCCTGCTATCTTTACACGATGTATTTCGAACGGCTCATTGCAGCGCGCATGCTGGCGCAAACGGATACGAGCGGACGCATGTCGCGCCCCATTGTGCGTGTAGCGGTCGCGGGTATAGCTGTGGGAATGGCGGTGATGATACTCACGCTTGCGGTGATGAACGGATTTCAGAATGCAATTGAGCGCAAGGTGATCGGTTTCGGTTCGCACATTCAGATCACAGGATTCAATAACAATACTTCTTTCGAAACGGATTCCATCAATAGAAATCAGCCGACGGTGGAAGCGCTGAAAAAATTTCCGGAGATCCGCCACGTTCAGGTTTTTGCAACGAAGGCGGGCATCATCAAAGCAGGCGACCAGTTGATGGGAGTGGTATTGAAAGGTGTGGACCGCGATTTCGACTGGGATTTTTTCAAACAGAATCTGAAAGAAGGAAAAATTCTTACGCTGCCCGACACGATCTCCGATGGAATAATTGTTTCGCGATACATTGCCGACAAGTTGAATTTAAAATTAGGCAAGAAGATCAAAATGTTTTTTCTGAAGGGGAATACAACGAGGCCGAGATCTTTTCATGTTACCGGAATTTATGAAACCGGATTGACGGACGGATACGACGATCGTTTCATTATTTGCGACATCCGGCAGGTGCAGCGGCTTAACGATTGGGATTTCAATACCGTGGCAGGGTTCGAAGTTTTAGTGAATAACTATAATGATCT from Bacteroidota bacterium encodes:
- a CDS encoding ABC transporter permease produces the protein MYFERLIAARMLAQTDTSGRMSRPIVRVAVAGIAVGMAVMILTLAVMNGFQNAIERKVIGFGSHIQITGFNNNTSFETDSINRNQPTVEALKKFPEIRHVQVFATKAGIIKAGDQLMGVVLKGVDRDFDWDFFKQNLKEGKILTLPDTISDGIIVSRYIADKLNLKLGKKIKMFFLKGNTTRPRSFHVTGIYETGLTDGYDDRFIICDIRQVQRLNDWDFNTVAGFEVLVNNYNDLEKATENVNDAIDINLNAQSIRELTPEIFSWLDVLNINALIIIVLMLFVSAINMISALIILILDRTNMIGTLKALGATNNNIRKIFLSHAFRLIGLGMILGNAIGLILCWIQYKFQLVSLDQESYYVKTVPIEINWWHFILLNIVTIVICQLALFLPSLIVTRISPVRAIRFS